One window of Akkermansia biwaensis genomic DNA carries:
- the recG gene encoding ATP-dependent DNA helicase RecG — translation MAGNLLLTSPLEACSFIRPKELAAMQAAGMAAVRDLLFMLPRRYEDRRMFDRYDSLSSGAPVCLRGRVVDVGWKGWGGKGGKGRGRYVEAVLEDEQSLGNARFSCLWFSMPGIARMLCAGQEMIVYGRMKPYGKKLSMVHPDFELIREGEDNSIHLNRIVPVYSGRMGIPVRRLREIVWEALEQLSPEPEPEIYEFVPGVPCKTALRDLHFPGSAEARDKTRRRFALEECLAQQLNVAYRRRRAEAVPGMQTAGSSLLVRDLAASLPFELTEAQKRCVREIYRDMKAPRSMNRLLQGDVGSGKTLVALCAMLLAVEHGYSAVMMAPTQILAEQHYLKFRQMLDKLDVPVSLVTAERKEESHISFGGQGGIVVGTHALLYGKNVPERLGLVVIDEQHKFGVNQREKLIAREERPDVLVMTATPIPRTLTLTFYGDLDVSILDGMPGGRGKVVTAIRTAKDREKVVKFVRDQLEEGRQIYVVSPLIDGEESRKGKAVTKELDEWKALLPHVDVGLLHGRMPAEEKEAVMKDFRDNRTSVLVSTTVVEVGVDVPNATVMIINNAENFGLSQLHQLRGRIGRGAYKSYCILMTEAQPGDEQWEKLHIVETTSNGFDLAEQDLKLRGPGDVLGTSQSGLKGVRFEEWLLDVRLIHRGRELAEAILTEDPDLKSAKYRPLRFLLESGEMKRVAN, via the coding sequence ATGGCCGGCAATCTGCTTCTGACATCCCCCCTGGAGGCCTGCTCCTTCATTCGTCCCAAGGAACTGGCGGCGATGCAGGCGGCCGGAATGGCCGCTGTACGGGACCTGCTGTTCATGCTGCCCCGCAGGTATGAGGACCGCCGGATGTTCGACCGCTATGATTCCCTGTCCTCCGGCGCGCCCGTCTGCCTCCGCGGCCGGGTGGTGGACGTAGGCTGGAAAGGCTGGGGAGGGAAGGGCGGCAAGGGGCGCGGCAGGTACGTGGAAGCCGTCCTGGAGGATGAACAGTCCCTGGGGAATGCCCGTTTTTCCTGCCTGTGGTTCAGCATGCCGGGGATTGCCCGGATGCTGTGCGCCGGGCAGGAGATGATCGTGTACGGGCGCATGAAGCCCTACGGGAAGAAGTTGAGCATGGTTCATCCGGATTTCGAGTTGATCCGGGAGGGGGAGGACAATTCCATCCACCTGAACCGCATCGTGCCCGTGTACAGCGGCAGGATGGGCATTCCCGTGCGCAGGCTGCGGGAGATCGTCTGGGAGGCGTTGGAGCAGTTGTCTCCGGAACCGGAACCTGAGATTTATGAATTTGTGCCCGGCGTTCCGTGCAAGACGGCGCTGCGCGACCTGCATTTTCCCGGTTCCGCGGAAGCGCGGGACAAGACGAGGCGGCGCTTTGCGCTGGAGGAGTGCCTGGCCCAGCAGTTGAACGTGGCCTACAGGCGCCGCCGTGCGGAGGCGGTTCCCGGCATGCAGACGGCCGGTTCCAGCCTCCTGGTCCGGGATTTGGCGGCGTCCCTGCCTTTTGAATTGACGGAAGCCCAGAAGCGCTGCGTGCGGGAGATTTACCGGGACATGAAGGCCCCCCGTTCCATGAACAGGCTGCTCCAGGGGGATGTGGGGTCCGGGAAGACGCTTGTGGCGCTGTGCGCGATGCTGCTGGCCGTGGAACACGGGTATTCCGCCGTGATGATGGCTCCCACCCAGATTCTGGCGGAACAGCACTACCTGAAGTTCAGGCAGATGCTGGACAAGCTGGATGTTCCCGTTTCCCTGGTGACGGCGGAGAGGAAGGAGGAATCCCACATTTCATTCGGCGGTCAGGGCGGCATTGTGGTGGGAACGCACGCCCTCCTTTATGGGAAGAACGTGCCGGAACGTCTGGGCCTTGTCGTGATTGACGAACAGCACAAGTTCGGCGTGAATCAGCGGGAAAAGCTGATTGCGCGGGAGGAGAGGCCGGACGTGCTGGTGATGACGGCCACCCCCATTCCCCGGACGCTGACCCTGACTTTTTACGGGGATTTGGACGTTTCCATCCTGGACGGCATGCCGGGGGGCCGGGGAAAGGTGGTGACGGCCATCCGCACCGCGAAGGACAGGGAGAAGGTGGTCAAGTTCGTCAGGGACCAGTTGGAGGAAGGAAGGCAGATTTACGTGGTTTCCCCGCTGATTGACGGGGAGGAGTCCCGGAAGGGAAAGGCCGTGACGAAGGAGCTGGACGAATGGAAGGCCCTCTTGCCCCATGTGGACGTGGGGCTGCTGCACGGCAGGATGCCTGCGGAGGAAAAGGAGGCCGTTATGAAGGATTTCCGGGACAACCGGACCAGTGTGCTGGTTTCCACCACGGTGGTGGAGGTGGGCGTGGACGTGCCCAACGCTACGGTGATGATTATCAATAATGCCGAAAATTTCGGCCTCTCCCAGCTTCACCAGCTCCGCGGGCGCATTGGCCGCGGAGCGTACAAGTCCTACTGCATTCTGATGACGGAAGCCCAGCCCGGAGATGAACAGTGGGAAAAGCTGCACATTGTGGAAACCACGTCCAACGGGTTTGACCTGGCGGAGCAGGATTTGAAACTCCGGGGGCCGGGAGACGTGCTGGGAACTTCCCAGAGCGGCCTGAAGGGAGTGCGGTTTGAGGAATGGCTTTTGGACGTCCGGCTGATCCACCGCGGCAGGGAGCTTGCGGAAGCTATTCTGACGGAAGATCCAGACTTGAAATCCGCCAAATACCGCCCTCTCCGCTTTTTGTTAGAAAGCGGTGAAATGAAGCGGGTCGCCAATTAA
- a CDS encoding GDSL-type esterase/lipase family protein — protein sequence MLNHFLLLLVSFGLCYAALGESLPSSLKAEPQYRNAASYSWQDRHEAVVRRNREICPEYVIIGDSITHKWGGEPSDKVSGQGYDSWRSLFGRYRTTNMGFGFDYIDNAYYRVSHGELDGLSPRVIIMLLGTNNIGHRRDTARICAANMKALVELVKKKCPNSKILLLGVLPRQDMDFCIPVIKETNKFYKQLADGKTVFFANPGDLLQDDRSGRANKKYMSDGVHLNAAGYKILGVELQKILAELDPLYTPEGRTDLVYIGDSITNNYCKKEPPLQDFLPIWEEFYGRYHAKNLGVSGNLTGDVLARIDKGILDHVNPKVAIIMIGTNDTGRMKTEKETLEGIRKVVSSVQAKLPETHVMLLGILPSDIRNWHVPGASDPGGKFKKDMSINKQLAELYRGSRDVTFLDISGKFLKEDGSVNEDLFYDPQIVVINGKKAGPLHPNTKGQRLMAETIKPVLDKIMARSVR from the coding sequence ATGTTAAATCATTTTTTGCTTCTTTTGGTATCGTTCGGCTTATGCTACGCTGCTCTTGGAGAAAGCCTGCCTTCTTCACTAAAGGCGGAACCCCAGTACAGGAATGCCGCTTCCTACAGCTGGCAGGACAGGCATGAAGCTGTTGTCCGGCGCAACAGGGAGATTTGTCCGGAGTATGTTATCATTGGCGATTCCATTACCCATAAATGGGGTGGTGAACCGTCGGACAAGGTTTCCGGCCAGGGATATGATTCCTGGCGCTCACTTTTCGGAAGGTACAGAACCACTAATATGGGTTTTGGCTTCGATTATATTGATAATGCCTATTATCGTGTTTCTCATGGAGAACTTGATGGCCTTTCTCCGCGCGTGATCATTATGTTGCTTGGCACAAACAACATTGGGCACCGAAGGGATACGGCCCGGATATGCGCCGCCAACATGAAAGCCCTTGTAGAACTGGTAAAAAAGAAATGCCCCAATTCCAAGATTTTGCTGCTTGGCGTTCTCCCGCGCCAGGATATGGATTTTTGCATTCCGGTCATCAAGGAAACGAATAAGTTTTACAAACAGCTGGCTGACGGAAAAACCGTTTTTTTCGCCAATCCGGGAGATCTTTTGCAGGACGATCGTTCAGGGAGGGCCAACAAGAAATATATGTCTGATGGGGTTCATCTCAACGCCGCCGGATACAAAATACTTGGAGTAGAATTGCAAAAGATTTTGGCAGAGCTGGATCCCCTTTATACTCCAGAAGGAAGAACGGATCTGGTCTACATAGGAGATTCTATTACGAACAATTACTGCAAAAAGGAACCGCCGTTGCAGGATTTTCTCCCTATCTGGGAGGAATTTTATGGGCGCTATCATGCAAAAAACCTGGGTGTCAGCGGCAACCTGACCGGAGATGTTCTGGCGCGCATAGATAAGGGGATTCTGGACCACGTCAATCCCAAGGTTGCCATCATCATGATTGGTACCAACGACACGGGAAGAATGAAAACGGAGAAGGAAACTTTGGAGGGTATCCGGAAAGTAGTTTCTTCCGTACAGGCAAAGTTACCCGAAACTCATGTGATGCTTCTTGGTATTCTTCCCAGCGATATACGCAACTGGCATGTGCCGGGAGCCTCGGATCCCGGGGGAAAGTTTAAGAAGGACATGAGTATCAACAAACAACTGGCGGAACTGTACCGCGGCAGCCGGGATGTCACCTTTTTGGATATTAGCGGAAAATTCCTGAAGGAAGACGGGAGTGTTAATGAAGACCTCTTTTATGATCCTCAGATTGTAGTCATTAATGGAAAGAAGGCGGGTCCCCTTCATCCCAATACGAAAGGGCAGAGGCTGATGGCGGAGACCATCAAGCCTGTCTTGGACAAGATCATGGCGCGCTCTGTGCGTTGA
- a CDS encoding 4Fe-4S dicluster domain-containing protein: MSRRSFMKWMGAGAALMGLALPACRRVEKYLVPYNEGPEWSVPGVETAYATCLSLGGSARPVLAACYEGRPVKLLPSLQYPEGPGLPAAVQASILDLYDPGRSRHILFNGKQASEDEFRGAFSSWSRNLRDGGRIGILLPPSDSPLLHSMLEEIRRKNPHVRTYAYSPVPAPGDAMQAVLPDGIRFRIRFARARRILALDCDFLHENPYGNTREFIAARSPEGLNYKEDNRNRTRLYAAEGRVSLTGAHADHRLPISPARLGVFLEELDFYIRQKKSSNPVAGKTRISALPLTNREQEWLKHCAEDLCSHPGESVVLLGESRPELALRVWQINELLGAIGPCIQLLDAPAAPAPGTLDDFLRDVKRKNVDIALLLDAGNPVLDAREGTALAAALSRMESIHLGLYEDETSQACRWHLPAAHPLESWGIERDCRGRFCYRQPVILPLYGGISTEEILSGLLSTKGHLITADNSPSHLSPVYHRARKCFERAVNPEDKTAAWTQALQRGYSEETAYASLPPQEEARQAKALAAASLPDASDYGKFLQEKDMLELQFLPDYCIGDGRWKRNAWMQECPDPVTGASWAASAQVSPSTFRKLGGKDSSPARCVLHSPQGRTEALLCPIPGVADGLIVFPLGYGGLNPSADGQEHSDGYALRNRTAYYLPPIAAKPENGNTISEETPILSGYGISLSQISLSPLPERTEAVQSPVVQPTPFAQISAGSLSPPFTSPGADTVYQWKMAIDTSRCIGCNACMVACRAENNIPVVGRDQMAKGRALDWIRIDRYFTDTGAMTAIPVACQQCGKAPCESVCPVNATVHTTEGLNAMVYARCWGTRYCATNCPYKARRFNFFDYAKASDEATHLQRNPNVTVRSRGVMEKCTYCVQMVERAKIRHKSRLMKEHPGEPSTSIRITDKDLLLPDGAAQTACQLACPMGAITFGNMLDPSSTVFQAKSLPRHMNLLPSLGTESGTGYLVPARNPNPRME, translated from the coding sequence ATGTCCCGCCGTTCCTTCATGAAATGGATGGGGGCCGGAGCGGCCCTGATGGGCCTGGCGCTGCCCGCCTGCCGCCGCGTGGAAAAATACCTGGTGCCCTACAACGAAGGGCCGGAATGGTCCGTTCCCGGCGTGGAAACGGCCTACGCCACTTGCCTGTCCCTGGGGGGAAGCGCCCGGCCCGTCCTGGCGGCATGTTATGAAGGCAGGCCCGTCAAGCTGCTGCCCTCCCTGCAATACCCGGAAGGCCCCGGCCTGCCGGCCGCGGTGCAGGCCTCCATTCTGGACCTTTACGATCCCGGACGCAGCAGGCACATTCTCTTCAACGGGAAACAGGCGTCGGAAGACGAATTCCGCGGGGCTTTTTCCTCATGGTCACGCAATTTGAGGGATGGCGGCCGCATCGGCATCCTTCTGCCTCCCTCGGACTCTCCGCTGCTGCACTCCATGCTGGAGGAAATCAGGAGGAAGAACCCCCATGTCCGTACCTACGCGTACTCCCCCGTTCCCGCCCCCGGCGACGCCATGCAGGCGGTCCTGCCGGACGGCATCCGCTTCCGCATCCGCTTCGCGCGCGCCAGACGCATCTTGGCTCTGGACTGCGACTTCCTGCATGAAAACCCGTACGGCAACACGCGGGAATTCATCGCGGCCCGCTCTCCGGAAGGGCTGAACTACAAGGAAGACAACCGGAACCGCACGCGTCTTTACGCGGCGGAAGGCCGCGTTTCCCTCACGGGAGCCCATGCCGACCACCGCCTTCCCATATCTCCGGCACGCCTGGGCGTCTTTCTGGAAGAACTGGACTTTTACATCCGCCAAAAAAAATCCTCCAACCCTGTTGCCGGAAAAACTCGCATTTCCGCCCTTCCCCTGACAAACCGGGAACAGGAATGGCTGAAGCACTGTGCGGAGGACTTGTGCAGCCATCCGGGGGAAAGCGTGGTCCTTCTGGGAGAATCCCGCCCGGAACTGGCGCTCCGCGTCTGGCAAATCAACGAACTTCTCGGAGCCATCGGCCCGTGCATCCAGCTTCTGGACGCACCCGCCGCACCAGCCCCCGGAACCCTGGACGACTTCCTCCGTGACGTGAAACGGAAAAACGTGGACATCGCCCTGCTGCTGGACGCCGGAAATCCCGTGCTGGACGCCAGAGAAGGGACCGCCCTGGCCGCCGCCCTGAGCCGGATGGAAAGCATCCACCTGGGCCTGTACGAAGACGAAACCTCACAGGCCTGCCGCTGGCACCTGCCCGCGGCCCATCCCCTGGAATCATGGGGAATTGAACGGGACTGCCGCGGAAGGTTCTGCTACCGCCAGCCCGTCATCCTGCCCCTGTACGGCGGCATCTCCACGGAAGAAATCCTCTCCGGCCTGCTCTCCACCAAAGGGCACCTCATCACGGCGGACAACTCCCCCTCCCACCTTTCCCCTGTTTACCACCGGGCGCGCAAGTGCTTTGAACGCGCCGTCAATCCGGAGGACAAGACCGCCGCATGGACGCAAGCCCTGCAGCGCGGCTACTCGGAAGAAACCGCCTACGCCTCCCTGCCGCCGCAGGAGGAAGCACGGCAGGCAAAGGCCCTGGCCGCGGCCTCTCTGCCGGACGCGTCCGACTATGGAAAATTTCTTCAGGAAAAGGACATGCTGGAACTGCAATTCCTTCCGGACTACTGCATCGGGGACGGCCGCTGGAAACGCAACGCCTGGATGCAGGAATGCCCGGACCCCGTCACGGGCGCAAGCTGGGCGGCGTCCGCACAGGTCTCTCCCTCCACCTTCCGCAAGCTGGGCGGCAAAGACTCCTCTCCAGCCCGCTGCGTCCTCCACTCCCCGCAGGGACGGACGGAAGCCCTTCTGTGCCCCATTCCCGGCGTGGCGGACGGCCTGATCGTCTTCCCGCTGGGGTACGGCGGCCTAAACCCTTCCGCAGATGGGCAGGAACATTCCGACGGATACGCCCTGAGGAATCGCACCGCTTACTATCTGCCCCCCATTGCCGCCAAACCTGAAAACGGAAACACCATATCTGAAGAAACGCCTATCCTTTCCGGCTACGGAATCTCCCTGTCTCAGATAAGCCTGAGCCCCTTGCCGGAACGGACAGAAGCCGTTCAAAGCCCGGTCGTCCAGCCCACCCCGTTCGCGCAAATCTCCGCCGGCTCCCTCTCCCCTCCTTTTACCTCCCCCGGAGCGGACACCGTTTACCAATGGAAAATGGCCATTGACACGTCACGGTGCATCGGCTGCAACGCGTGCATGGTCGCCTGCCGGGCGGAAAACAACATTCCCGTAGTAGGCCGCGACCAGATGGCGAAAGGGCGGGCCCTGGACTGGATACGCATCGACAGGTACTTCACGGACACGGGAGCCATGACCGCCATTCCCGTGGCCTGCCAGCAATGCGGCAAGGCGCCGTGCGAATCCGTCTGCCCGGTCAACGCCACCGTCCACACCACGGAAGGGCTTAATGCCATGGTGTACGCACGATGCTGGGGCACGCGGTACTGCGCCACCAACTGCCCGTACAAGGCGCGTCGCTTCAACTTCTTCGACTACGCCAAGGCATCGGACGAAGCCACGCACCTTCAGCGCAACCCGAATGTGACGGTCCGCTCCCGCGGCGTCATGGAGAAATGCACCTATTGCGTCCAGATGGTGGAGCGCGCCAAAATCCGGCACAAATCCCGTCTGATGAAGGAACATCCCGGGGAGCCCTCCACCTCCATCCGCATCACGGACAAAGACCTCCTTCTGCCGGACGGAGCGGCTCAGACTGCCTGCCAGCTTGCCTGCCCCATGGGGGCAATCACCTTCGGCAACATGTTGGACCCGTCATCGACCGTTTTCCAGGCCAAATCCCTGCCGCGCCATATGAATCTGCTCCCTTCTCTGGGAACGGAATCGGGCACCGGATACCTAGTCCCTGCACGCAATCCCAATCCCCGCATGGAGTAA
- a CDS encoding DUF6714 family protein — protein MPPLTAVSWGTPGNMTFQSRTLPSPLWRNTAPFLYHAPMELSLDIIYDSEPEQAAAHVLAYFRQEFAKPLPPPKSLLRDEKALMEQIDAAFDGVTLEDGIGLMTTQLLDMYAPREVCAAVAPCEERSDWRRITPAMVRACWDALIFTDPKGYRFLLPAWLTLDLRGQLGDFDALDYLPLLPENCGIYESQAVLLNDRQLEAVINFIEYRQREDCSP, from the coding sequence ATGCCACCATTGACCGCCGTCTCCTGGGGAACGCCCGGAAACATGACTTTCCAGTCACGTACCCTTCCTTCTCCGCTATGGCGGAACACCGCACCGTTCCTGTATCATGCCCCCATGGAACTATCCCTGGACATCATTTACGACAGCGAACCGGAACAGGCGGCGGCGCATGTTCTGGCGTATTTCCGGCAGGAATTCGCCAAGCCCCTTCCCCCGCCCAAATCCCTTTTACGCGACGAAAAAGCCCTGATGGAACAAATTGACGCCGCCTTTGACGGCGTCACGCTGGAAGACGGCATCGGGCTCATGACCACGCAGCTCCTGGACATGTACGCCCCCAGAGAAGTATGTGCTGCCGTCGCCCCCTGTGAAGAACGCAGCGACTGGCGCCGCATCACGCCCGCCATGGTCCGGGCATGCTGGGACGCCCTGATTTTTACCGATCCCAAGGGATACCGCTTTCTCCTGCCCGCATGGCTGACGCTGGACCTCCGCGGCCAGCTTGGAGATTTTGATGCCCTGGACTACTTGCCCCTGCTTCCGGAAAACTGCGGCATTTACGAATCCCAGGCCGTCCTGCTGAATGACCGGCAGCTTGAGGCCGTGATCAACTTCATCGAATACCGCCAGCGAGAGGATTGCAGCCCCTGA
- a CDS encoding cytochrome c3 family protein, with product MANIFPPHANRRFYGIIALGMLVLALILGGVYYLNFYVKEHTPVQPVRFSHKLHAGDLKMGCTSCHAAALRSPRAGIPDTKSCLGCHQHILPNSPLIAPLRAAADPQFPGYTGEPVRWVMVNRLSGHAYFNHMAHLNRGIGCTSCHEDAAGMEVMKAPRDARMRWCLDCHRNPVPHLRPLEEAASSHYSAADYLRTHSVHDEEGRRIGTQHQLGEYLKRQWKIQPKTDCSTCHH from the coding sequence ATGGCCAACATCTTTCCACCCCATGCCAACAGACGGTTTTACGGCATCATCGCGCTGGGCATGCTCGTTCTCGCCCTGATTCTGGGAGGGGTGTATTATCTCAACTTTTACGTAAAGGAGCATACCCCTGTGCAGCCCGTGCGCTTTTCCCACAAATTGCACGCCGGGGACCTGAAGATGGGGTGCACGTCCTGCCACGCCGCCGCGTTGCGTTCCCCGCGGGCCGGCATTCCTGACACCAAATCCTGCCTGGGCTGCCATCAGCACATCCTGCCGAACAGCCCGCTCATCGCCCCCCTGCGCGCGGCGGCTGATCCGCAATTCCCCGGCTATACGGGAGAGCCGGTACGCTGGGTCATGGTCAACCGCCTTTCCGGCCACGCCTATTTCAACCACATGGCCCACCTGAACCGCGGCATCGGCTGCACATCCTGCCATGAGGATGCGGCAGGAATGGAAGTGATGAAGGCGCCCCGTGACGCCCGCATGCGCTGGTGTCTGGACTGCCACCGCAACCCCGTTCCCCACCTGCGCCCGCTGGAGGAAGCGGCCAGTTCCCACTATTCCGCCGCGGACTATCTCCGCACCCACTCCGTCCATGACGAGGAAGGCCGCCGCATCGGCACGCAGCACCAGCTTGGCGAATACCTGAAACGGCAATGGAAAATCCAGCCAAAAACGGACTGCTCCACATGCCACCATTGA
- a CDS encoding Gfo/Idh/MocA family protein: protein MGAPIWNRRNFLKTAAGTAGFLMAAPYVNAAEPFTDARPLKVGLVGCGGRGLGAMKNALDADPGTVVWALADVFEERTVFGARLLTEQYGPRMQADKSRMFHGLDGYRKLLQTDIDVVLLCTPPAFRPEHLAAAIDANKHIYAEKPVAVDVPGVLSVLESARLAKLKNLVILDGFCWRYDKANEEAHRKLASGELGRVLSFDGLYYTTPPKSPLALDSRPATDTDVAWALRNWTAWNWLSGGQFVEQIVHTIDGMVWSMNEQLPLAAFGSGGRAQRRDDGDVWDHYDVYFEYDHNVVGHISCRQWVGCHGEITDRTVCEKGMLVTPYRPHIQADKRWRFRGERGNMYADTHVAFYRFLRSGTWTQTLESAANKTLVAILGREAAHTGQRITWEQIKKNTARLVPEDLTMDTPLPPARIPRPGRTA from the coding sequence ATGGGCGCCCCGATCTGGAACAGACGCAATTTTCTGAAGACTGCCGCAGGAACCGCAGGATTCCTGATGGCCGCGCCGTATGTAAACGCCGCCGAACCTTTCACAGACGCCAGGCCCCTGAAAGTGGGGCTGGTGGGCTGCGGCGGCCGTGGGCTGGGAGCCATGAAAAACGCGCTGGACGCCGATCCGGGCACGGTGGTATGGGCCCTGGCGGACGTATTCGAGGAACGGACCGTCTTCGGCGCCAGGCTGCTCACGGAACAATACGGCCCCCGCATGCAGGCGGACAAGAGCCGCATGTTCCACGGCCTGGACGGCTACAGAAAACTCCTCCAGACGGACATTGACGTGGTCCTCCTCTGCACCCCTCCCGCCTTCCGTCCGGAACATCTGGCCGCGGCTATTGACGCCAACAAGCACATTTACGCGGAAAAACCTGTGGCCGTGGACGTACCCGGCGTACTTTCCGTGCTGGAATCCGCCCGCCTCGCCAAACTTAAAAACCTGGTCATTCTGGACGGCTTCTGCTGGCGTTACGACAAGGCGAACGAGGAAGCCCACCGCAAGCTGGCCTCCGGAGAACTCGGCCGGGTGCTTTCCTTTGACGGATTGTATTATACTACTCCTCCCAAGTCCCCGCTGGCGCTGGATTCCCGCCCCGCCACCGACACGGACGTGGCCTGGGCCCTCCGCAACTGGACCGCCTGGAACTGGCTGAGCGGAGGCCAGTTCGTGGAGCAAATCGTCCATACCATCGACGGCATGGTCTGGTCCATGAACGAACAGCTTCCGCTGGCCGCCTTCGGCTCCGGAGGCCGCGCCCAGCGCCGGGACGACGGTGACGTCTGGGACCATTACGACGTTTATTTCGAATACGACCACAACGTGGTGGGCCACATTTCATGCCGGCAGTGGGTCGGCTGCCACGGAGAGATCACGGACCGGACGGTCTGTGAAAAAGGCATGCTGGTCACGCCCTACCGCCCGCACATCCAGGCGGACAAGCGCTGGCGCTTCCGCGGAGAACGGGGCAACATGTACGCGGACACCCACGTGGCCTTTTACCGCTTTCTGCGCTCCGGCACCTGGACGCAAACGCTGGAAAGCGCGGCCAACAAAACGCTGGTGGCCATCCTGGGGCGGGAAGCGGCCCACACCGGGCAGCGCATCACCTGGGAACAGATCAAAAAGAACACCGCTAGGCTGGTGCCGGAAGACCTGACGATGGACACGCCATTGCCGCCCGCCCGCATCCCGCGGCCGGGAAGAACGGCCTGA
- the aroB gene encoding 3-dehydroquinate synthase, translated as MPTISLALGERSYDIHVENGALDRVGEFAYRAGLDGKIAIVTDTNVAPLYAERVRKSLESAGFMPSLHVVDAGEASKSMQQAEELCSELVRAGIDRTGCIAALGGGVVGDLAGFVAAIHYRGIPFMQIPTTIVAQVDSSVGGKTAVNIPEGKNLVGAFHQPSVVVIDPTTLVTLDRRTLAEGLAEAVKHAAIRDASMLHDLKRLGPELSIGFSLDTIARLPDLIARNVAIKARIVEHDELETQGIRALLNFGHTIGHGIEAAVPYGTILHGEAVALGMRAALFLSERKAGLSASDAKKILSALQALDLPLTLPEGMDTELVLDKTASDKKFRAGAIRFVLLTKAGEAGISKKITREDMAEAIEELRRPLT; from the coding sequence ATGCCTACCATTTCGCTAGCTCTTGGAGAGCGTTCTTATGATATTCATGTGGAAAACGGCGCTCTGGACCGCGTAGGGGAGTTTGCCTACCGTGCGGGGCTGGACGGCAAAATAGCGATTGTCACGGACACGAACGTGGCCCCTCTGTACGCGGAGCGCGTGAGGAAATCCCTGGAAAGCGCGGGCTTCATGCCCAGCCTGCACGTCGTGGATGCGGGAGAAGCGTCCAAAAGCATGCAGCAGGCGGAAGAGTTGTGTTCCGAACTGGTGCGGGCAGGCATTGACCGCACCGGCTGCATAGCCGCACTGGGCGGGGGGGTGGTCGGGGACCTGGCCGGATTCGTGGCCGCCATTCATTACCGGGGCATTCCCTTCATGCAGATTCCCACGACGATCGTCGCGCAGGTGGACAGTTCCGTGGGCGGCAAAACCGCCGTCAACATTCCGGAAGGCAAAAATCTGGTCGGGGCCTTTCACCAGCCGTCCGTCGTCGTCATTGATCCCACCACCCTGGTGACGCTGGACCGCCGCACCCTGGCGGAAGGACTGGCGGAAGCCGTCAAGCATGCCGCCATCAGGGACGCCTCCATGCTCCATGACCTGAAACGCCTGGGACCGGAACTTTCCATCGGTTTTTCCCTGGATACCATTGCCAGGCTGCCGGACCTGATTGCGCGGAATGTGGCCATCAAGGCCCGCATCGTGGAACATGACGAACTGGAAACCCAGGGCATCCGCGCCCTGCTCAACTTCGGCCACACGATCGGCCACGGCATTGAGGCGGCCGTTCCCTACGGAACCATCCTGCACGGGGAAGCCGTCGCGCTGGGCATGCGTGCGGCCCTGTTCCTGAGCGAGCGGAAAGCGGGACTAAGCGCGTCGGACGCCAAGAAAATACTCTCCGCCCTTCAGGCGCTGGACCTGCCCCTGACCCTTCCGGAAGGAATGGATACGGAACTGGTGCTCGACAAAACAGCCTCCGACAAGAAATTCCGTGCCGGAGCCATCCGCTTCGTCCTGCTCACGAAGGCGGGGGAAGCCGGCATTTCCAAAAAAATCACGCGGGAAGACATGGCGGAAGCCATTGAAGAACTGCGCCGCCCCCTGACCTAA